A portion of the Streptomyces sp. YPW6 genome contains these proteins:
- a CDS encoding ABC transporter permease, which yields MRIADAPDTGPGGAPAPGGDGAPALPATGRRTTWRRLWGDPGSRAALTAAALLVLIALTAPLLSRLGGWSPTAFDANAVDPYLGGLPRGALGGISAEHWLGVEPVTGRDLFARVVHGAQVSLLIAFAATAIVVVTGTAAGIAAGYFGGRVDTVLSRLMDLTMSFPSLIFMIAMMSVAQDVNRVVLMTVVIGVFGWPGIARVVRAEALSLRHREFVEAARACGSGPWRILTREVLPSVSGPVIAYTTLLIPGMISTEAALSFLGVGVRPPTPSWGQMIAEAVAYYETDPLYFVVPSVFLFVAVLAFTVLGDALRDILDPQGGRP from the coding sequence ATGCGTATCGCCGACGCCCCGGACACCGGACCGGGCGGCGCCCCGGCTCCCGGCGGAGACGGAGCACCCGCCCTGCCCGCCACCGGCCGCCGGACCACCTGGCGCCGCCTGTGGGGCGACCCCGGCAGCCGGGCCGCCCTGACCGCCGCCGCCCTGCTGGTCCTGATCGCCCTCACCGCGCCGCTGCTCAGCCGACTGGGCGGCTGGTCGCCCACCGCCTTCGACGCGAACGCCGTCGACCCCTACCTCGGCGGCCTGCCCCGCGGCGCCCTCGGCGGCATCAGCGCCGAGCACTGGCTCGGCGTCGAGCCCGTCACCGGCCGCGACCTGTTCGCCCGCGTCGTCCACGGTGCCCAGGTCTCCCTGCTGATCGCCTTCGCCGCCACCGCGATCGTCGTCGTCACCGGCACCGCCGCGGGCATCGCCGCCGGCTACTTCGGCGGCCGCGTCGACACCGTACTGAGCCGGCTGATGGACCTCACCATGTCCTTCCCCTCGCTCATCTTCATGATCGCGATGATGTCGGTGGCCCAGGACGTCAACCGGGTCGTGCTGATGACCGTCGTCATCGGCGTCTTCGGCTGGCCCGGCATCGCCCGCGTGGTGCGCGCCGAGGCACTCTCCCTGCGCCACCGCGAATTCGTCGAGGCCGCCCGCGCCTGCGGAAGCGGCCCCTGGCGGATCCTCACCCGGGAGGTGCTGCCCAGCGTCTCCGGGCCCGTCATCGCGTACACCACCCTGCTGATCCCCGGAATGATCAGCACCGAGGCCGCCCTCAGCTTCCTCGGGGTGGGTGTGCGTCCGCCCACCCCCTCCTGGGGCCAGATGATCGCCGAGGCCGTCGCGTACTACGAGACGGACCCCCTGTACTTCGTCGTCCCCAGCGTCTTCCTCTTCGTCGCCGTGCTCGCCTTCACGGTCCTCGGCGACGCCCTGCGCGACATCCTCGACCCCCAGGGAGGCCGGCCGTGA